From the Paraflavitalea soli genome, the window ACATAATAAGAATGAAGATGTGATGAAATTAGCCCTGAGTCAACTGCGCCAGCGGTTTGACCAGGTGGCATTGGGTGGCGGAAAGAAGGCCATTGAAAAGCAACGGGAAAAGAAAAAACTCACGGCCCGTGAACGGATCGAATACCTGCGGGATGAAAATACCCCTTTTACAGAAATAGGCGCTTTTGCCGGCTGGGAAATGTACCAGGAACAGGGGGGCTGCCCTTCCGGCGGCACCGTGGCCGGCATTGGCTATATCAGCGGACGCCAATGTGTGATCGTGGCCAATGATCAAACCGTAAAGGCCGGAGCCTGGTTTCCCATAACAGGCAAAAAGAACCTGCGTATGCAGGAAATAGCCATGGAAAACCACCTGCCAGTGGTATACCTGGTAGATAGTGCAGGCGTTTTCCTGCCCATGCAGGATGAGATATTTCCCGACAAAGAACATTTTGGCCGCATATTCCGCAACAATGCCCGTATGAGCGCTATTGGTATACCCCAGATAGCAGCTGTTATGGGTTCCTGTGTTGCCGGAGGTGCTTACCTGCCCATCATGAGCGATGAGACCCTCATGGTGGAAGGCAATGGCTCTATCTTCCTCGCAGGTCCTTACCTGGTGAAAGCTGCCATTGGAGAAGATGTTGACAGCGAGACATTGGGCGGCGCTGTTACCCACACGGCCATCAGTGGCATCGCCGATTATAAGTTCGATACCGAACAGGAATGCCTGGACCAGGTAAAAAGGATCATGGCCAAACTGGGCCACCAGTCGAAGGTGGCCGGCTTCGACCGCATTACGCCTGCCGAACCAACAAAACCCGCTGCAGAACTATATGGTATCATCCCCGCAGATGCTACCAGGGCTTATGATATGCTGGATGTTATTGAAAGGCTGGTAGACAAATCTGAATTCGATCAGTTCAAACAGGATTATGGCAAAACCATTATCTGTGGTTATGCCCGCATCGATGGATGGGCCGTAGGCATTGTAGCCAACCAGCGCAAAATGGTAAAAAGCAAAAAAGGAGAGATGCAGATGGGCGGTGTGATCTACAATGACAGTGCAGACAAGGCCGCACGCTTTATCATGAATTGCAACCAGAAAAAGATACCGCTCGTGTTCCTGCAGGATGTGACCGGCTTTATGGTAGGCTCCCGCAGCGAACAATCCGGTATTATTAAGGATGGCGCCAAGATGGTGAATGCTGTAGCCAACTCAGTGGTTCCCAAGATCACCATTGTAATAGGTAACTCTTATGGCGCAGGCAACTATGCCATGTGTGGTAAGGCCTACGATCCGCGTTTCATTTATGCCTGGCCAGGGGCCAAAATAGCCGTGATGGGGGGCGAACAGGCCGCCAAAACACTTCTGCAAATACAGGTAGCAGGCATGAAGGCCAAGGGAAAAGAGGTGACGCCCGAAGAAGAACAGCAGTTGCTCAATGAAATAAAAGGGCGGTACGAACAGCAAACGAGTCCCTATTATGCTGCCGCACGCTTATGGGTAGATGCCATCATAGACCCCATGCATACGCGTCAGGTGATTTCTGAAGGACTTGCTGCCGCTAATCATCAACCGCATATGCTTCCATTTAATACTGGTGTCATACAGGTTTAAAGGCATCCACCACCAATTATACCCAATTGCCATGAGGGTTTCCCCTGTTTCCTAACCCCTGTAAGTAACCGGTTTTACAGTCTTTATAAATAGGAATAACTATCATAAGGATAGCGCAAGTTGTTTTTGAAATTTTGTTAAAAAATGATTATTTTCATTTAATCATTTACCAAACTACTGCGCATCATGAGAATATCTACCTTGACCAGGATTACCTTGTCCCTATGTGTCGTTGTTATAGGTGTAACAGCCTGTAAGAAAGACGATCCGGCTACGCTTATTCCACCACCTATTCCAGATCAATCATTTGTAGAAGAATTTGATACTGTGTCCAACGCTTTCCACCGCGGTTGGATCCCCGTTAACAACAGCAATCCCAAAGGCACGCATATCTGGATACAAGGCAGCGGCCCGCTGGCTACAGAAAGCGGCGCACCCGTTCCCATGCCCTTCTTCCCTGCCTGGTCTTCCAAAGGTTCTTATGCAGGTTATATTGTATGTGATGCAGAAGTCACTTCCGGTGGCGCTTCTGTAGCCAGCAACTGGCTCATCTCTCCCGCCATCTGGATGAAGAATGGCGATAAGATCATTTTTTATACCCGCTGCGCCCTGTATGGAACACCCGGAACAGCCCAGGATTATGGCAATAACCTGGAAGTATGTATCAACCGGAAAAATGATGGTGTTAATGTAGGTACTTCAATCGATCCCCGTGATCCTGCATTTAATTATACTGCCGACCGGGGCGATTTTGAATTGATACATTCTATCAACCCACCCGTGTACAACCTGGTGGATGATTGGTTTGACTATGCTAATTCTACAGACGATCCCACTGCATTTAACCCCAAGGCCTATCCTGCCAACTGGACCAGGTTTGAAATTACACTGGCCGGATTTACCAAACCAGCCAAGGGAAGATTTGCCTTCCGTTATTATACACTTGATGCAGGCAGCACCGGTAATGGCAGCGCCGTGGGCATTGACAGTGTAGCATTTGTTAGTAAACCATAATTCCCGCGCCTCAAAAAATTATTCTTATGAATAAGCAATTATACCTTTCCTTAACTGGCCTCACAGCCCTGGTGCTGTTGATCATCTCCTGCGAGAAGGATTTTAAGGCCGATGAAAAACCGGCTCCCCCACCGGTAGTATCCAAATCATACAAAGAAGCTTTTGATACCGTAGCCAATGCCTCTAAAAAAGGCTGGGTAATCATCAATAACAGCGATCCGGCTGGCCCCACGGCCTGGCGCCAGGGCCGCTTTGAATATGGTGGCAAACTGGGTGATGAAGTGGTAGGCTTCCCGGCTTACTCTGCCACCTTCAGCCAGAATGAATATGTAAGTGTGGATATGAACTGCGGACAAGGCGCAGCTGTGCTCAGCGCCTGGCTGATCTCGCCCCCCACAGATATGAAAAATGGAGATCAATTCACTTTTTATACCCGCACCAAGGGTGATTATGCCGACAGGTTGCAGGTTTGGCTCAATACCCAAACCAGCAATGCTTTTGTAGGCAAGACAGCCATTAGTACAGGTGATTTCACCACCAAACTACTGGACATTAATCCCGATATGGGCACTGATTACCCAGTTGTATGGACAAAATATACCATCACCCTCGCTGGCATCACCGGCAATGTAAAGGGTAGAATAGCCTTCCGCTATTTTATAGAAGATGGCGGCCCCGGCGGCTCCTATGGAGACCAGGTGGGTATAGATGATTTTGAATTTGTAAGCAAATAGAATAGTCCGAAAGCCGGTAAAGTCAGAAAGTCCGTAAGTATCTTCGATCAGCGTCGAAGCTGCTTACGGACTTTCGGTCTTCCGGACTTACCGACTTTCTTTTTTTATTTGTTTATTTTTCCCGATCATTGCCGCCATGTAATCCGCAGTATGCTACATCGACCATTTACCTTGTTGTTTTCCTGCTCCCTGATGCTATGGGCCCTCACAGGCTGCAATGGCACGGAACAGGCTGCCGGTAATTCCACCGATGTGGTAGCCCAGGAAATAAAAGAGGTAAAGGCCGAAAATAAAGCCATGCTCGATGATGCCCGGAAGATCATTCAATCCGGCGACCTGGTACTGCGCACGGGCACTGATTATTCCAGTGAGCAGATCAAAGCCTTATCAAAGCAGGATGCCACCTACTCACATGGCGGTATTGCCTTTGTTGACAGTGGCGTGGTGTATGTATGCCATGTAGAAACAGATTATTTCCATATCACCAATAAGGTGAAGAAAGAGCCGCTCGACAGTTTTTGCAATCCTGCCAAAAACCTGGGCTTTGCGGTGGCGCGCTATACGTTGACCGATGAAGAAAAAAAGAAGTTCCTGGACTACCTCAATCAACGGCAAGCACAACAAGTAGCTTTCGATATCAAGTTTGACCTCGCCACCGACGATAAAATGTATTGCTCCGAAATGATCTACAAAGGGTTGGCTGCCGCCACCAATAAAAGGATACAGATCGCTACGGACCGCATCACCGACCGCAACAAGTTTAAGCTCATCAAGCGATACTTTAAACTGACCGAAAAGCAGATCGTAGCCCGGGATATCATTCCTATTGATCATTTATACCTGAATCCCTGGTGCACGGTGTTAAAACGTTACCCTTTCCAAACTCTTTAATCCATTTCCATTTTGACCAGCAACAAAGAACTCGTTATTTATACTGATGGATCTTCCCGTGGCAATCCTGGCCCCGGCGGCTATGGCGCCATTATGATGTATGCAGGCAAAAGCAAAGAATTATCAGCGGGTTACCGCCGTACCACCAATAACCGGATGGAACTGCTGGCCGTCATAGCGGCGCTGGAAGCCTTGAACCGGGATGGTTTAAAAATTACCATTTATTCCGACAGCCAGTATGTGGTGAAAGCCGTAAAAGAAGGCTGGCTCAAAAAGTGGATCGCCACCAATTTCGCCGGCGGCAAAAAGAACAAAGACCTGTGGCTGCGTTATCACCAGTTATCCCAAAAACATAATATCAGTTTCGTGTGGGTAAAAGGCCATGCGGAAAATGTCTACAACAACCGTTGCGACGTATTGGCTACCACCGCCGCCGATGGCAGGAACCTGCAGGTGGACCATGGTTATGAATCGGGGGAGGCCGGATAGCCCCTTTACAGCCTCATCTGGCCCCGATCTCCAACCACCTGCACACAATACTCTCCCAAACACAATAGCGGGGGGAAACGCCCTCTAATGCGTTTTAATGCGATTCCCTCTTTCCAATGGGTTTATATTGCTACCTGTAGCTTCTGCAATTGGTAGTTATAGGCCCCCGGTAGGCCTGCGCATGGTCTACGCATTGCCTCCGTATTGCCTGACCGCTCAATGAAAAGGGGCCATTGTTCTAAGGGGCGTAGGCAATCCGGAGAAAGTATCCAGGCCATGCTCGGGCAGCTTCATCAGCCCCCTGCCGGCAGGACTTCCTGCATAAAAAAAGCCCGGTATCCTTGCAGATAACCGGGCCTATACATGTGGTGTGAAATACATTAGGAGGCTGTGGCAGGCACCTGCTGCACTTTGTGCCTCGCAGACCTGTTTACGAAATAATATACGCCAAAGAAAATAGCGCTGAAAAAGAAGGTGCCTAATACAGAGCCCTTGAAGAAAGGCACGGCTTGTGTAAAGCACTCAACAAGTCCTGCCCAGGTCCTTGGATACAGGGAGACACCCAAGCCTGCCCATACCATGAAATTGGAAACCAGGAAAAAGTAAACAGGTGCTATCAGTGAACCCAATACTATGTTCTTAATATTTACCTTATTGAACAGGAAACCTATCAGGGTTACAGAACCCATGATCAGGTAATTGCCCCATTGACCGTCATAGAATCCCCGGATGGGTGTTAATCCTTTGGTATACAATACCTCATAAATAACGTCAGAAATAAACAGCGAAAAAAGCGGTAAAGCAAAAGCCCAGGCTTTATTGCGGATGGCCATACCGCCAAAGAGCGCCATGGCAATTTGTGGTGCAAAACCCCACATCCGATTATCAAAAGCACGGTACAGTGAAGCTGCTGCAATGAGCACCACCAGGTAAATGACAATTGAACGGTTCAGTTTCATATCGAAAATTAATAATGCAAAAGTAATTTATTTATTTTTAAAGGGCAGGAATTGACAAAATGGCAATTGCCCGGCCTTGTCAGGGCTTATGCCGGCACAGTAGCCGTAAAGATCACTGCTTTCTCTCCACTGGTGAATTGTACCTGAGTACCCGCTTTGGCCAGCAATGCCTCCCCTTTACCGAGTGCGATCTTATCATTACCTGCTGTAGCTTCGGCACTGCCCTCATACACGAAATAAATATCGGCGGTAGTAGCCGTTACCGTAACTGGTGCGCCAGCAGTAACGTTCAATCTGTGTAATTCAAAATCATTGACCGGCGTAAGGAACACCTCTTCTCCTGCCACCCTTCCGGGCGTTCCCTTGATCACGGTAGGTACAATGGGCTCAAAACGCACATGCTTCATCAGTTCAGGCACATCAATGTGCTTATTGGTCAGGCCGCCCCGCAATACATTGTCCGAATTGGCCATGATCTCCATATTCTGTCCTTCCAGGTAGGCATGCAGGATACCGGCATCCTGGAAGATAGCCTCCCCGGGATGAAGGTTCACCACGTTGAACAGGTAGATGGAAAAGATACCCCGGTCTATGCGGCCAGGTTCACAGAAAGTATTGAAGGCACGGGCAGCCCAGAAATCCTCCTGCTCTTTTTTCAAAGCTCCTTTTTCATACAACAGCAGTATACGGTCCAGCAAAGGCTGCAGGTGATGATTCACCGTCTGCTGGTCCATCTCCATTACGGTCTTATACAAAGCTGCATAGTCGCCTTCTCCAAATACAGGCAACAGGAACTGCAATTCCGGTGTTTGCTGCAATACTTTCCGGAGTCTGCCGGCAGGCTTAAATCCATGCAGCAGCCAGAAATCACTCAGCGCCAGCATGAGTTCGGGCTTGTGGTTATCATCTTTATAATTCCTGTTGGGGGCATTCAGTGCTACCCCTTGTTTATTTTCTGCAGCAAAAGCGGCTACCGCGGCTTGCTTTTCAGGATGCACCTGGATAGACAGCATGTCTTTTACATCCAGCACTTTCAACAGGTAAGGCAACCTGCCAAAGCGGTCATTGACCGTATTGCCCAATAAAGCAGCAGGGGCCTGTGCCACCCACTCATTCAATGCCTGCTTTTGTCCATTGGCGCCGATCAGGTCGGCAGGCGCATTGACATGGGCGCCCATCCAGTATTCAGCAAATGGCTTGTTGTCCGGGTTACTTTGTCCCAATAAAGCGGGAATAAATTGTGACCCTCCCCATGTATACGGTTGAACCTTTCCCTGTAGCTTGCTTATTTTTGTACTATTGTCCATAATCCTGTTTAAGGGCACAATAATACAAAAAGCTTGTCATGGCCCGACACAATGAGACCGGTAAAAAGGGAGAACTATTGGCTGCCGACTACCTGCAACAGCAGGGATTCACCATCCTGCACAGCAACTGGCGCCACCAGCGATATGAAATAGATATTATCGCCACACGAGGCGATATCCTTCATTTCATTGAGGTAAAGACGCGCCAATCGCTTTCCTATGGATTGCCGGAAGAAAGTGTTACCCACAAAAAAATAAGGAGTATTGTTACGGCTGGCGTTGCTTTCCAGTACCAGTATCCTGCCTGGAAACGGGTGCAATACGATGTGCTCTCCATCGTGATCACCGGTCAGGAGACGCCCGAGTACCTCTTTATTGAGGACGTATATTTGTAAAACAAAGAATACAGAATTTAGCATTCAGTATACAGAAGAGGGGATTTTAGTACCATGGGAGCCTTTCGGGCGCCGGCTTCTGCATTCTGGCTCCTGTATTCTGTATTCTCTTTATATTGCACTTATTTCACACATCTAACCCAGGTAATAACAGATGGCTTTCAATCTTCGCTCATTCAAAAAGATCATGCTTGCCAATCGCTCGGCATTCAGGCGCTTTCTTACCAAACTGGAAAACAATCCACCGCGGGGCCTGGATCAACTGGCTGCCCGAACGGATATAGAAGTATGGAAGGAAATGGATTGCCTGGCCTGCGCTAATTGCTGCAAGACGATGAGCCCTACTTTTACGCAGGTAGACATTAAACGTATTGCCCGTCACCTGGACATGTCGGCCGATGAGTTCCGCAAGAAGTGGCTGTACAAAGACCGCAACGGAGATTGGATCAATAAACAACAGCCCTGCCAGTTCCTCAACCTGAAGGACAATAAGTGTTCCATCTATGAAGTACGTCCCCGCGACTGCTCCGGCTTTCCGCATCACACCAAACGGCATATGACCGAATACATGCACGTGTTCAAACAAAATGTGGAATACTGTCCGGCCACCTATAAGTTGGTGGAGAAGATGATCGATAAGGTAAATTCCAAATAAAGCAATTAGTTAGAATCTTTAGCAGTTAGCGGAGCAAAGGCGCTAAAAGCTAACTCCTAAAAGCTAATTCCTGTTTTACCATGTGGGAACCATATAAAAAAGGATTCAGGGCTTTTCTGCAACTGGAGAGATCGCTGTCCGACAACTCTGTGGAAGCCTATGGCCGTGATATTGACAAGCTAACCCAGTTCCTGCAGCAAGCCGGCATAGAGAAAAACCCGGCCGCCATTGAATTGGACGACCTGCTGAAATTCATCAGGTGGGTAGCAGAGTTGGGTATGACAGCCACCTCCCAGGCCAGGATCATTTCCGGCATACGGGCTTTTTATAAGTACTGCTCCCTCGAACAGATCGTGACCAATGACCCCACCGTTTTACTGGAAGCGCCCAAACTAAAACGCGCATTGCCCGATGTACTGGGTGTAGAAGAGATTGAAAGTATTATTGAACAAATAGACCTTAGCAAGCCAGAAGGCGGACGCAACAAAGCCATCCTCGAAACCATGTACAGTTGTGGTCTGCGGGTGAGCGAAGTGGTGAATCTAAAAATATCTCAACTATACCTCGATGTAGGTTTTATCCGTGTGGTGGGCAAGGGCGACAAGGAACGGCTGGTGCCCATTGGGTCATCCGCTTCCAAATACATCACCATCTACCGCAATGACATCCGGGTGCATATGCCCATTAAAAAGGGACAGGAAGATATTCTATTCCTCAACCGGCGGGGCAGTAAACTTACCCGCGTCATGATCTTCCTGCTATTGAAAGACCTGGTAAAGAAAGCCGGAATTACGAAGAATATTTCACCTCATACATTCCGGCATTCTTTTGCCACACACCTGGTAGAAGGAGGCGCCGACCTGCGTGCCGTACAGGAAATGCTGGGCCATGAAAGTATTACCACCACGGAAATCTATACCCACCTCGACCGGGATTTCCTGCGCGATACGCTGCAGCGCTTTCATCCGGCATTTAAGTAAGGCGCTAGCGGTTAGGAGTTAGGTATTAGCTGTTAGGCGTTAGCTGTTAGCAGAAAATCGTCAAGCTGCGCCTCTTTACTGCAATAACACTTTAGCCTGGTATACCTTCTTCTCCCCCACCTTTGAGAGGCGCAACCAATACACTCCCCTGCTCCAGGTGGATTGCGTAGGCACATTAACTAATTGCGATTTTTGCTCCACCTGCAAGGCCTGTATATGTACCAGCCGGCCGGCAGCATCGATCAGCTCCATTTTATATTCGCCGGTTTGATCCAGGTTCAAACTAATGTTAAAAGCACTGCCAGGCGCTACCGGATTGGGATAGATGCGTACATCTTTTTTAGTGGGCAGCCATTCGTTGATCTCCCGTTTTACTCTCTCAAGTTTGGTTACGCGGGTAGTGATCCGCAGTCCCCCAACCCTATCTGTGCGACACACACGTGAATAAGATCTTACTTCTACAGGCTTTAGCGTTTGCGCCTCAGGCTTCACCATGATCTTATACAAGTTGCCGTTATTTACAGGTAATTCGTACTCATTGGTCTCATATCCTATAGCGCTAATCACCAATATAACTTTGCCCT encodes:
- a CDS encoding acyl-CoA carboxylase subunit beta, encoding MNLEHNKNEDVMKLALSQLRQRFDQVALGGGKKAIEKQREKKKLTARERIEYLRDENTPFTEIGAFAGWEMYQEQGGCPSGGTVAGIGYISGRQCVIVANDQTVKAGAWFPITGKKNLRMQEIAMENHLPVVYLVDSAGVFLPMQDEIFPDKEHFGRIFRNNARMSAIGIPQIAAVMGSCVAGGAYLPIMSDETLMVEGNGSIFLAGPYLVKAAIGEDVDSETLGGAVTHTAISGIADYKFDTEQECLDQVKRIMAKLGHQSKVAGFDRITPAEPTKPAAELYGIIPADATRAYDMLDVIERLVDKSEFDQFKQDYGKTIICGYARIDGWAVGIVANQRKMVKSKKGEMQMGGVIYNDSADKAARFIMNCNQKKIPLVFLQDVTGFMVGSRSEQSGIIKDGAKMVNAVANSVVPKITIVIGNSYGAGNYAMCGKAYDPRFIYAWPGAKIAVMGGEQAAKTLLQIQVAGMKAKGKEVTPEEEQQLLNEIKGRYEQQTSPYYAAARLWVDAIIDPMHTRQVISEGLAAANHQPHMLPFNTGVIQV
- a CDS encoding choice-of-anchor J domain-containing protein yields the protein MRISTLTRITLSLCVVVIGVTACKKDDPATLIPPPIPDQSFVEEFDTVSNAFHRGWIPVNNSNPKGTHIWIQGSGPLATESGAPVPMPFFPAWSSKGSYAGYIVCDAEVTSGGASVASNWLISPAIWMKNGDKIIFYTRCALYGTPGTAQDYGNNLEVCINRKNDGVNVGTSIDPRDPAFNYTADRGDFELIHSINPPVYNLVDDWFDYANSTDDPTAFNPKAYPANWTRFEITLAGFTKPAKGRFAFRYYTLDAGSTGNGSAVGIDSVAFVSKP
- a CDS encoding choice-of-anchor J domain-containing protein, coding for MNKQLYLSLTGLTALVLLIISCEKDFKADEKPAPPPVVSKSYKEAFDTVANASKKGWVIINNSDPAGPTAWRQGRFEYGGKLGDEVVGFPAYSATFSQNEYVSVDMNCGQGAAVLSAWLISPPTDMKNGDQFTFYTRTKGDYADRLQVWLNTQTSNAFVGKTAISTGDFTTKLLDINPDMGTDYPVVWTKYTITLAGITGNVKGRIAFRYFIEDGGPGGSYGDQVGIDDFEFVSK
- a CDS encoding YiiX/YebB-like N1pC/P60 family cysteine hydrolase, which codes for MLHRPFTLLFSCSLMLWALTGCNGTEQAAGNSTDVVAQEIKEVKAENKAMLDDARKIIQSGDLVLRTGTDYSSEQIKALSKQDATYSHGGIAFVDSGVVYVCHVETDYFHITNKVKKEPLDSFCNPAKNLGFAVARYTLTDEEKKKFLDYLNQRQAQQVAFDIKFDLATDDKMYCSEMIYKGLAAATNKRIQIATDRITDRNKFKLIKRYFKLTEKQIVARDIIPIDHLYLNPWCTVLKRYPFQTL
- the rnhA gene encoding ribonuclease HI, whose translation is MTSNKELVIYTDGSSRGNPGPGGYGAIMMYAGKSKELSAGYRRTTNNRMELLAVIAALEALNRDGLKITIYSDSQYVVKAVKEGWLKKWIATNFAGGKKNKDLWLRYHQLSQKHNISFVWVKGHAENVYNNRCDVLATTAADGRNLQVDHGYESGEAG
- a CDS encoding DUF6580 family putative transport protein, producing MKLNRSIVIYLVVLIAAASLYRAFDNRMWGFAPQIAMALFGGMAIRNKAWAFALPLFSLFISDVIYEVLYTKGLTPIRGFYDGQWGNYLIMGSVTLIGFLFNKVNIKNIVLGSLIAPVYFFLVSNFMVWAGLGVSLYPRTWAGLVECFTQAVPFFKGSVLGTFFFSAIFFGVYYFVNRSARHKVQQVPATAS
- the manA gene encoding mannose-6-phosphate isomerase, class I, giving the protein MDNSTKISKLQGKVQPYTWGGSQFIPALLGQSNPDNKPFAEYWMGAHVNAPADLIGANGQKQALNEWVAQAPAALLGNTVNDRFGRLPYLLKVLDVKDMLSIQVHPEKQAAVAAFAAENKQGVALNAPNRNYKDDNHKPELMLALSDFWLLHGFKPAGRLRKVLQQTPELQFLLPVFGEGDYAALYKTVMEMDQQTVNHHLQPLLDRILLLYEKGALKKEQEDFWAARAFNTFCEPGRIDRGIFSIYLFNVVNLHPGEAIFQDAGILHAYLEGQNMEIMANSDNVLRGGLTNKHIDVPELMKHVRFEPIVPTVIKGTPGRVAGEEVFLTPVNDFELHRLNVTAGAPVTVTATTADIYFVYEGSAEATAGNDKIALGKGEALLAKAGTQVQFTSGEKAVIFTATVPA
- a CDS encoding YraN family protein, which gives rise to MARHNETGKKGELLAADYLQQQGFTILHSNWRHQRYEIDIIATRGDILHFIEVKTRQSLSYGLPEESVTHKKIRSIVTAGVAFQYQYPAWKRVQYDVLSIVITGQETPEYLFIEDVYL
- a CDS encoding YkgJ family cysteine cluster protein — encoded protein: MAFNLRSFKKIMLANRSAFRRFLTKLENNPPRGLDQLAARTDIEVWKEMDCLACANCCKTMSPTFTQVDIKRIARHLDMSADEFRKKWLYKDRNGDWINKQQPCQFLNLKDNKCSIYEVRPRDCSGFPHHTKRHMTEYMHVFKQNVEYCPATYKLVEKMIDKVNSK
- the xerD gene encoding site-specific tyrosine recombinase XerD, whose amino-acid sequence is MWEPYKKGFRAFLQLERSLSDNSVEAYGRDIDKLTQFLQQAGIEKNPAAIELDDLLKFIRWVAELGMTATSQARIISGIRAFYKYCSLEQIVTNDPTVLLEAPKLKRALPDVLGVEEIESIIEQIDLSKPEGGRNKAILETMYSCGLRVSEVVNLKISQLYLDVGFIRVVGKGDKERLVPIGSSASKYITIYRNDIRVHMPIKKGQEDILFLNRRGSKLTRVMIFLLLKDLVKKAGITKNISPHTFRHSFATHLVEGGADLRAVQEMLGHESITTTEIYTHLDRDFLRDTLQRFHPAFK